In Desulfopila inferna, a single genomic region encodes these proteins:
- the mnmE gene encoding tRNA uridine-5-carboxymethylaminomethyl(34) synthesis GTPase MnmE, with translation MTEYTTDTTIAAISTPPGSGGIGIIRISGSSALPVLQSLFQPGNPSCDFRSHHLFHGNIVDPDQQRILDEVLVVYMASPKTYTREDVVEIHCHGSFLVLQSILELILQRGVELADPGEFTKRAFLNGRIDLTKAEAVIDILAAKTRKGIDIAQEQLAGALYQRVEKIREALKGMRALIEVSIDFPDEDVEIVDRESMVRRLKAEVIAPIDHLLLCADQGRIYREGISVVIVGRPNVGKSSLLNALLQEERALVTAIPGTTRDSIEEHIDVMGMPVRITDTAGIREGGDEVEALGIQRARRLLNEADIVFFMIDGADGILAEDTVLFASVSHKQNILVINKTDLLQDTDRATFIPFQKDLPRVFISAKEQHGMDALRRLLFETVTGAKDQWQEDACAPNLRHKQNLTKAKAAADGIVDGLEMGITNDLLAVDLQECLDQLGDIVGETTTEDILDVIFEQFCLGK, from the coding sequence ATGACTGAGTATACAACCGATACGACTATTGCCGCCATTTCGACACCGCCGGGTTCCGGTGGTATCGGGATTATCCGTATTAGTGGGTCCTCGGCCCTGCCAGTGCTGCAGTCACTTTTTCAGCCCGGTAATCCTTCCTGCGATTTCCGCAGTCATCATCTTTTCCACGGAAATATTGTCGACCCTGATCAGCAGCGTATACTCGATGAAGTCCTCGTCGTCTACATGGCATCTCCAAAGACATATACCCGCGAGGATGTCGTTGAGATCCATTGTCACGGCAGCTTCCTTGTTCTCCAGTCCATACTTGAATTGATACTGCAGCGTGGCGTGGAACTGGCCGATCCGGGCGAGTTTACCAAACGCGCATTTCTCAACGGCCGGATTGATCTGACCAAAGCCGAAGCCGTGATCGATATTCTTGCTGCAAAAACCCGTAAAGGCATTGATATAGCCCAGGAGCAGCTGGCTGGCGCCCTTTATCAGCGCGTCGAAAAGATACGTGAGGCCTTAAAAGGCATGCGCGCTCTGATTGAGGTTTCCATCGATTTTCCCGATGAGGATGTAGAAATTGTCGATCGTGAGAGTATGGTGCGCAGGTTGAAAGCGGAGGTCATTGCGCCTATCGATCACCTGTTGCTCTGTGCCGATCAGGGAAGAATTTATCGAGAGGGCATTTCCGTGGTTATAGTCGGTCGGCCCAATGTCGGCAAGTCCAGCCTGCTCAATGCCCTGCTGCAGGAGGAGCGTGCCCTGGTGACCGCTATTCCCGGCACCACCAGGGACAGTATCGAAGAGCATATCGATGTCATGGGAATGCCCGTCCGAATCACCGATACCGCAGGTATCCGTGAGGGGGGCGACGAGGTGGAAGCCCTCGGCATCCAACGGGCGCGGAGGCTTCTCAACGAGGCCGATATCGTCTTCTTCATGATCGACGGCGCCGACGGAATTCTCGCCGAAGATACGGTGCTCTTTGCCAGCGTCTCTCATAAACAGAATATCCTGGTTATTAATAAAACCGACTTGTTGCAAGACACTGACCGGGCGACTTTTATTCCCTTTCAAAAGGATCTGCCGCGGGTATTTATATCTGCTAAAGAGCAGCATGGCATGGATGCTCTGAGGCGACTGCTCTTTGAGACCGTCACCGGAGCGAAAGATCAATGGCAGGAGGACGCCTGCGCCCCCAATCTTCGTCATAAGCAGAACCTGACCAAGGCCAAAGCCGCCGCCGATGGAATAGTTGACGGTTTGGAGATGGGAATAACCAATGATCTTCTCGCCGTCGACCTGCAGGAGTGTCTCGATCAACTCGGTGATATTGTCGGTGAAACCACTACCGAAGATATTCTTGATGTCATTTTTGAGCAGTTCTGTCTCGGGAAATAA
- a CDS encoding bifunctional sulfate adenylyltransferase/adenylylsulfate kinase: MSTIEYSESLIVHFRRAEILRQEALTLQNIDLYGRQLADIELLLNRGMYPLDGYMNRENYEAVLDTMRLVDGTVFPMPISLDVTEKTAHTLEIGQRVALNDQEGVLLAVLTISDIWPMDKDREAEAVYGTRDASLHPEVQSLLERETDWYVGGTMEGVSLPVHYDFQDLRFTPSETVRRFTMNGWRKVLGFHTDDYLHCAHREMVLTAARRAGAAILLHPVADLSHPGDLDYYTQVRCYQHFVDKFPPNMILLGLMPLAGRKSGPRAALSQAVIRKNFGCSHFMVAEDHADPFINGNDRFYPRGAAQELVAEMAPKTGIEMVPQIDLGYLPEKKIYVEISADQKEQVETISSKELQRRLTSGIYIPEWFSYPEVVQELQRTFPPRSKQGFTVFMTGLSGSGKSTIARVLLVKFLEMRDRPVTLLDGDIVRKNLSSELTFTKEHRNLNITRIGFVASEITKNGGIALCAPIAPYEGSRQANRDLISRRGGYIEVYVSTPLEVCEARDRKGLYARARAGIVKGVTGITDPYDPPKNPDIEIDTSEITPMEAVQEILLYLQQQGYIV, encoded by the coding sequence ATGTCGACTATCGAATATTCGGAAAGCTTGATTGTCCACTTCCGCAGGGCCGAGATACTGCGGCAAGAAGCCCTGACGCTGCAGAATATCGATCTTTACGGGCGTCAGCTGGCCGATATAGAACTGCTGCTCAATCGGGGGATGTATCCTCTTGACGGCTATATGAACAGGGAAAATTACGAAGCAGTTCTTGATACCATGCGCCTGGTGGACGGCACCGTTTTCCCGATGCCGATCAGCCTCGATGTCACTGAAAAAACTGCCCACACACTGGAGATTGGCCAGCGGGTGGCTTTGAATGACCAGGAAGGCGTGTTGCTGGCCGTCTTAACGATCAGTGACATCTGGCCGATGGACAAAGACCGTGAGGCGGAGGCAGTCTATGGTACCAGGGATGCTTCACTCCATCCGGAGGTCCAGTCTCTTCTTGAAAGAGAGACCGACTGGTATGTCGGCGGTACCATGGAGGGGGTAAGTCTGCCTGTACATTATGATTTTCAGGATCTGCGTTTCACCCCGTCGGAGACGGTTCGCCGCTTTACCATGAATGGTTGGCGCAAGGTTCTCGGTTTCCATACCGATGATTATCTTCATTGTGCTCACCGGGAGATGGTATTGACTGCTGCCCGCCGGGCCGGTGCCGCTATCCTCCTGCACCCGGTGGCCGATCTATCTCACCCAGGCGATCTCGACTACTACACACAGGTGCGCTGTTATCAGCATTTCGTCGACAAATTTCCGCCAAACATGATTCTGCTGGGGCTGATGCCCCTGGCCGGCAGAAAATCCGGTCCCAGGGCGGCACTGTCGCAGGCGGTGATCAGGAAAAATTTCGGATGCAGCCACTTTATGGTCGCTGAAGATCATGCCGATCCCTTCATCAACGGCAACGACAGATTTTATCCCAGAGGGGCTGCCCAGGAACTGGTGGCGGAAATGGCCCCAAAGACAGGTATAGAGATGGTACCGCAGATTGATCTCGGCTATCTTCCCGAAAAAAAGATTTATGTGGAGATCTCCGCGGATCAAAAGGAGCAGGTCGAAACGATTTCCTCAAAAGAACTGCAGCGGCGCTTAACATCGGGGATATATATTCCTGAGTGGTTCTCGTATCCGGAGGTCGTGCAAGAACTGCAGCGCACCTTTCCGCCCAGATCGAAGCAGGGATTCACGGTATTTATGACCGGACTGTCGGGCTCGGGAAAATCGACCATTGCCAGGGTGCTTCTTGTCAAATTTCTGGAAATGCGGGATCGGCCTGTTACCCTCCTTGACGGTGATATTGTCAGGAAAAATCTCTCGTCAGAGCTTACCTTTACCAAGGAGCATCGTAATCTGAATATTACCCGCATCGGATTCGTTGCCAGCGAAATCACGAAAAACGGAGGCATCGCCCTTTGTGCTCCTATTGCGCCCTATGAAGGATCCCGCCAGGCGAACAGGGACTTGATCTCGCGCCGTGGCGGTTATATCGAGGTCTATGTTTCCACACCTCTGGAAGTATGTGAGGCCCGTGACCGCAAAGGACTTTACGCCAGGGCACGCGCCGGTATCGTCAAGGGTGTGACCGGAATAACGGATCCCTACGATCCGCCCAAAAACCCGGATATTGAAATCGACACCTCTGAGATAACGCCTATGGAGGCGGTTCAGGAGATTCTTTTGTACCTGCAGCAGCAGGGCTATATCGTCTGA
- a CDS encoding molybdopterin-binding protein: protein MTPSCLIIMKNNPSLEMALKVIRDHLPVLRSENILLNQALGRVCSASLYASESYPSFSQSNRDGYAVGKTPFGKTKDGLEYRLDAEIAAGDIQIRRNRPGFAHRIMTGAPVPRGVWKVIPQEMCRERKGGVFIAEQTLLAAASHIQKRGSSLRRGALLLRDGACLGPAHLARLADSGYVQLQVYQRPKVAFFCTGSELVDNPARQSRGQKISSNRYLLAALIHGFGGRGDDCGAVRDQREALEKHLTRVEDGNSDIIISTGGMGPGRYDLMEETFTRCGGKIIFSSLKLRPGKSVLFGIIGNSLYFGLPGPPQAVQALFHVLIRPALLAMQGLVQWKTAARAYLKEEMMVRKPGVLKLQEAVLSEERGVVMVRPAGGKETGNCYLFCPAARKRLKKDELATVLPLTPPSFLSS from the coding sequence GTGACACCATCGTGCTTGATTATCATGAAAAACAATCCCAGCCTTGAAATGGCCCTGAAAGTAATACGGGACCATCTCCCCGTTCTCCGTTCAGAAAACATATTGCTCAATCAGGCGCTGGGCCGTGTTTGTTCGGCATCTCTTTACGCTTCCGAATCTTATCCCTCCTTCAGCCAATCCAATCGAGACGGCTATGCCGTTGGCAAAACTCCTTTTGGGAAAACAAAGGACGGCCTGGAGTATCGTCTCGATGCTGAAATAGCAGCAGGCGATATACAAATAAGAAGGAACAGGCCGGGGTTCGCCCACCGGATAATGACGGGTGCCCCGGTTCCTCGTGGTGTCTGGAAGGTTATCCCTCAAGAGATGTGCAGGGAAAGAAAAGGGGGTGTTTTTATAGCTGAACAGACATTACTGGCGGCTGCCTCTCACATACAGAAGAGAGGTTCTTCACTGCGCCGGGGAGCCCTTTTGCTTCGTGACGGTGCGTGTCTTGGTCCAGCCCATCTGGCTCGACTGGCTGATTCAGGGTATGTCCAACTGCAGGTCTATCAGCGGCCCAAAGTAGCTTTTTTTTGCACCGGCAGCGAGCTTGTCGACAACCCGGCCAGGCAGAGCAGAGGGCAGAAGATATCATCGAACAGGTATCTGCTGGCCGCTCTTATCCACGGATTTGGCGGCCGAGGTGATGACTGTGGGGCAGTGCGGGATCAACGCGAGGCGCTGGAGAAACACCTTACCAGAGTTGAAGATGGCAACAGTGATATCATCATCAGTACGGGGGGAATGGGACCAGGCCGATACGATCTGATGGAGGAGACCTTTACCCGGTGCGGCGGCAAAATAATTTTCAGCTCACTGAAACTGCGGCCTGGGAAGTCCGTGCTTTTCGGCATTATCGGCAACAGCCTGTATTTCGGGCTGCCGGGCCCTCCTCAGGCCGTTCAGGCCTTATTCCATGTCCTCATACGTCCTGCTCTGTTAGCGATGCAGGGTCTGGTGCAATGGAAGACTGCGGCACGTGCCTATCTCAAGGAAGAGATGATGGTACGCAAGCCCGGGGTATTAAAGCTTCAGGAAGCCGTGCTGTCCGAAGAGAGAGGAGTCGTCATGGTCAGGCCTGCCGGCGGAAAGGAGACGGGCAACTGCTACCTCTTCTGCCCGGCTGCCAGAAAGCGCCTCAAAAAAGATGAGCTGGCGACCGTCCTGCCCTTGACTCCGCCGTCTTTTCTCTCCAGCTGA
- the mutM gene encoding bifunctional DNA-formamidopyrimidine glycosylase/DNA-(apurinic or apyrimidinic site) lyase, with translation MPELPEVEVVRRGLLPHLKNRKVLGFRWSGKNLRTIVPEGLLRERMTNAVITDVGRRAKYLLLPTDRGDLLIIHLGMTGQLGLFSKGTPDAKHDHLFFILSDNIELRYHDVRRFGAVHLITQEERGEAEISFFQSTGPEPFSDTCTAAYLHHKACGSSQAVKTFLMNGRIIAGIGNIYANESLFAAGIHPATPAGKLSKKQWQLLLNKVREILNWAIECGGSTISDFLNAGGGSGYFQANFRVYGRDGKSCVACSTTLVRQVISGRASVFCPRCQMIR, from the coding sequence ATGCCAGAACTTCCCGAGGTTGAAGTCGTCCGACGTGGTCTTCTTCCCCATCTGAAGAACAGAAAGGTTCTCGGCTTTCGCTGGAGCGGCAAGAATCTACGCACCATTGTGCCCGAAGGCCTCCTTCGGGAGAGAATGACAAATGCCGTTATCACCGATGTCGGCCGCCGTGCCAAATACCTCCTTTTACCGACAGACCGCGGCGATCTCCTCATCATTCATCTAGGCATGACCGGACAGCTCGGTCTCTTCAGCAAGGGGACTCCGGATGCTAAACATGATCATCTTTTCTTCATTCTCAGCGACAATATTGAGCTGAGATATCACGATGTCAGAAGATTCGGAGCGGTTCATCTGATCACACAGGAAGAAAGAGGTGAAGCGGAGATAAGCTTTTTTCAGTCAACCGGCCCTGAACCTTTCAGTGATACCTGTACGGCTGCGTATCTGCATCATAAAGCCTGCGGCAGTTCCCAGGCCGTCAAGACATTCCTCATGAATGGCAGGATCATCGCCGGGATTGGAAATATCTACGCCAATGAAAGCTTATTTGCAGCCGGAATTCACCCCGCAACCCCTGCCGGAAAGCTGAGTAAAAAACAGTGGCAGCTGCTCCTTAATAAGGTACGCGAAATTCTCAATTGGGCCATCGAATGCGGCGGATCGACCATCAGCGATTTTCTCAATGCCGGCGGCGGCAGCGGTTATTTTCAAGCGAACTTCAGGGTATATGGCCGCGACGGAAAATCCTGCGTGGCCTGCTCGACAACATTGGTCAGACAGGTGATAAGCGGCAGAGCCAGTGTCTTCTGCCCCAGGTGCCAGATGATACGATAA
- a CDS encoding 4'-phosphopantetheinyl transferase superfamily protein, with protein sequence MMVESISSPENILPQKFVDTVSTILPRLFFAATMIEIAAVQQLSERKLLRKWLNENELSQCESFKLTRRRNEWLAGRVCAKLSTAAIGGSSGRLLSPKEIGIANRADGRPYCILAEGKTHPEFLDVSITHSSKFAAALAADSLCGIDIQQCREALVRVQDRYCSCSEERLLREKFSSSSQVSSLNLLWTAKEAVRKTLSYDDLPGFLQLKLCKIQHHGEGYSIFLFSYQNREIAAICTHFKEYGIAVCFLEGKNNARTSRG encoded by the coding sequence ATGATGGTTGAAAGTATATCTTCCCCCGAAAATATCCTACCGCAGAAGTTCGTTGACACCGTCTCCACCATCTTGCCACGCCTGTTTTTTGCTGCAACGATGATCGAGATTGCAGCTGTACAGCAATTGTCGGAACGAAAATTGCTGAGAAAATGGCTTAATGAAAATGAGCTCTCACAGTGCGAATCCTTCAAACTGACCAGGCGCAGGAACGAATGGCTGGCGGGAAGAGTTTGCGCCAAACTCAGCACCGCTGCCATCGGCGGGTCCTCCGGGAGACTGTTGTCCCCAAAAGAGATAGGTATTGCAAATCGTGCAGACGGCAGACCTTATTGCATTTTGGCGGAAGGGAAAACTCATCCGGAATTTCTGGATGTATCTATCACCCATAGCAGCAAATTTGCCGCCGCTCTAGCCGCTGATTCACTATGCGGCATTGATATCCAACAGTGCCGGGAGGCCCTTGTACGTGTACAGGATCGCTATTGCAGCTGCAGCGAAGAAAGACTTCTCCGCGAGAAATTCAGCTCATCAAGCCAGGTCAGCAGTCTCAACCTGTTGTGGACTGCCAAGGAAGCCGTGCGCAAAACCTTGAGCTATGACGATCTTCCAGGTTTCCTTCAGCTCAAGCTCTGCAAAATCCAACATCATGGAGAGGGGTATTCCATCTTCCTATTTTCTTACCAGAACAGAGAAATAGCAGCCATCTGTACTCATTTCAAGGAGTATGGAATAGCGGTCTGTTTCCTTGAGGGCAAAAACAATGCCAGAACTTCCCGAGGTTGA
- a CDS encoding CvpA family protein produces the protein METGVNLTGYDFVVVGLLLLFIARGLWLGFLRQVTGLVALFVSYYIASQYHDRLFPFLKDLSDNPTVIFMASIVILFLVTYIITLLLGKGLSRVIEIVISKWFDKLLGAVFGGVMGALVVVMLHMVLSSIMAPENTMLRECQTCPALNSSAEYARTFIDDEEVRKSLTQQSPAISVEDVMKFFDDKQQESGAVEKSTVVE, from the coding sequence ATGGAGACCGGTGTCAATCTGACAGGATATGATTTTGTTGTTGTTGGCCTATTGCTTCTCTTTATCGCCCGCGGTCTCTGGCTGGGATTTCTCAGGCAGGTAACGGGTCTGGTAGCGCTCTTTGTCAGTTATTATATCGCCAGCCAGTATCATGACAGATTGTTTCCATTTTTAAAAGATTTATCGGATAATCCGACAGTCATATTCATGGCAAGCATCGTCATCCTGTTCCTGGTGACTTATATTATTACGCTGTTGCTGGGAAAAGGACTCTCGCGCGTCATTGAAATTGTTATCAGCAAATGGTTTGACAAGCTCCTTGGCGCGGTTTTTGGAGGGGTGATGGGTGCTCTCGTCGTTGTTATGCTTCATATGGTACTGAGTTCGATAATGGCCCCCGAAAACACCATGCTGCGGGAATGTCAGACATGTCCCGCCCTGAACTCGTCGGCCGAATATGCCAGAACATTCATAGATGATGAAGAAGTACGCAAATCCCTGACCCAGCAGTCTCCTGCAATTTCTGTGGAAGATGTCATGAAGTTTTTCGACGACAAGCAGCAGGAGAGTGGAGCTGTGGAAAAATCAACGGTTGTAGAGTAG
- a CDS encoding TIGR04283 family arsenosugar biosynthesis glycosyltransferase, protein MPPLAANLADVDCEVIVVDGGSSDRTVELADFYNFKVLKTEPGRASQLNRGAAEAGGNILLFLHADTRLPQNFEVAVRQAVSDPTCSAGAFRLAVENATPGLRFIAACANARSLLFRLPYGDQAIFVSRENFFRLNMFPELPIMEDYVFIKNARKLGKIVILNEYAVTSARRWRRLGIARTTLINQLVIAGFYLGISPQRLALLYNR, encoded by the coding sequence ATGCCCCCGCTGGCGGCGAATCTGGCAGATGTTGACTGTGAGGTGATTGTCGTTGACGGAGGCAGCAGCGACAGAACTGTTGAACTGGCTGATTTCTATAACTTCAAGGTCCTGAAAACGGAGCCAGGAAGAGCGTCACAGCTCAACCGGGGTGCTGCAGAGGCGGGCGGCAACATCCTGCTGTTTCTCCATGCCGATACCCGTCTGCCGCAAAATTTCGAGGTCGCCGTCCGCCAGGCGGTCAGCGATCCCACCTGCAGCGCCGGCGCCTTCCGGCTGGCAGTTGAAAATGCAACTCCAGGCCTGCGTTTTATCGCAGCCTGCGCCAATGCCCGGTCACTGCTTTTCCGGCTTCCTTATGGCGATCAGGCTATCTTCGTCTCAAGAGAGAACTTTTTCAGGCTGAATATGTTCCCCGAGCTTCCAATTATGGAGGATTATGTCTTTATCAAAAATGCACGGAAACTCGGCAAAATCGTCATCTTAAACGAGTATGCCGTCACCTCCGCCAGAAGATGGCGGCGGCTGGGAATCGCTCGTACCACTTTGATCAACCAGCTTGTCATTGCCGGTTTTTACCTGGGTATTTCACCTCAACGGCTTGCCCTACTCTACAACCGTTGA
- a CDS encoding TIGR04282 family arsenosugar biosynthesis glycosyltransferase, giving the protein MPPDFKIRYSMTSVHEIILLFTKFPRPGCCKTRLIPALGPEKAALVQKIMTQSVLQKIDDFSRIYPCKTIVYHDGGSTGEMSKWLGKRFFYKKQHPGELGERMFQAIAAQLSDYRAVLLVGADCPSIDSGIFQEGFAALQTNDVVIGPAFDGGYYLIGVRKSLSLESLHFLFSDIAWGTSAVLVQTLKRINTLQLNHQLLKKLHDIDTPEDLQYFDYNPDA; this is encoded by the coding sequence ATGCCTCCTGATTTTAAAATACGCTATTCTATGACCTCTGTACACGAAATTATCCTGCTGTTTACCAAATTTCCACGGCCAGGGTGCTGTAAAACCCGGCTAATCCCGGCCCTTGGTCCCGAGAAAGCAGCACTTGTACAGAAGATAATGACCCAATCGGTTCTACAGAAGATAGACGACTTTTCAAGAATATATCCCTGTAAAACCATAGTATATCACGATGGAGGCTCCACCGGGGAAATGAGTAAATGGCTGGGGAAGAGATTTTTCTATAAAAAACAGCACCCCGGTGAGTTGGGAGAGCGTATGTTCCAGGCCATCGCGGCGCAACTCTCCGACTACCGGGCAGTTCTCCTGGTTGGTGCGGATTGCCCGTCAATAGATAGTGGTATTTTTCAGGAGGGTTTTGCCGCACTGCAGACCAATGATGTGGTTATCGGCCCTGCCTTCGACGGCGGCTATTATCTTATCGGAGTCAGGAAGAGTCTTTCCCTGGAGAGTCTTCATTTTCTCTTTTCCGATATTGCCTGGGGCACCTCTGCTGTCCTGGTCCAGACCCTCAAGAGAATAAACACACTGCAACTCAACCATCAACTTTTGAAGAAGCTTCATGATATCGACACCCCGGAAGATCTCCAATATTTCGATTATAATCCCGACGCGTAA
- a CDS encoding UPF0280 family protein — translation MKSKQRRKKPESYTIRSYRGQAQAAGLIQVHVLIKETDLHIQADRDVQRRAEEIVLQCRLQLEDHIIRYPAFYSSLSPLSKDFAAPPLIRDMYDAARKANVGPMAAVAGGIAEYVGRTLLQEGVQEIIIENGGDIFISRKQSAVIAIFAGESPLSNRVGIELSVPMPWGVCTSSGTVGHSLSMGEADSVTVVARSTLLADTAATRLGNEVGRGAAGKERVKQALAAAKTIEGITGVVVICGEVLGAVGDIRLVRVKEGSK, via the coding sequence ATGAAAAGTAAACAGAGAAGAAAAAAACCCGAATCATATACAATCCGAAGCTATCGCGGGCAGGCGCAGGCTGCAGGCTTGATCCAAGTGCATGTGCTGATAAAGGAAACAGATCTGCACATCCAGGCGGACAGGGATGTGCAAAGGAGAGCAGAGGAAATTGTTCTGCAGTGCAGGCTGCAGCTCGAGGATCATATTATCAGGTATCCGGCTTTCTACTCATCCCTCTCTCCCCTCTCCAAAGATTTCGCAGCACCACCCCTCATCCGCGATATGTACGACGCCGCCAGAAAGGCAAATGTAGGGCCAATGGCAGCCGTAGCCGGAGGAATTGCCGAATATGTCGGCAGGACACTGCTACAGGAAGGGGTTCAGGAAATCATCATAGAAAACGGTGGTGATATTTTCATCAGCCGCAAACAATCCGCCGTCATAGCCATTTTTGCAGGTGAATCACCGTTGAGCAACAGAGTCGGCATTGAGCTTTCCGTGCCGATGCCGTGGGGAGTCTGCACTTCTTCAGGGACGGTGGGGCACAGTCTCAGCATGGGTGAGGCTGATTCGGTGACGGTGGTTGCCAGATCAACTCTGCTGGCCGATACCGCGGCAACCAGGCTCGGCAATGAGGTTGGTCGTGGAGCCGCGGGAAAGGAACGTGTTAAACAGGCTCTGGCGGCAGCTAAGACAATAGAGGGTATAACCGGGGTGGTGGTCATCTGCGGGGAAGTTCTAGGTGCCGTCGGTGATATCAGGCTTGTCAGGGTAAAAGAAGGGAGTAAGTGA
- a CDS encoding PilZ domain-containing protein, which yields MTDSSGGESQERREVERKYLVYYLRVFDGMSSKVLGHIINLSSRGAMLLSDDAIAVNKDFRLRIQLPAEASERRDLMLDATSLWCKKDTNPNFFLAGFQIHDLKLSEKNDIHHLLDKLSYLED from the coding sequence ATGACGGATTCTTCTGGAGGAGAATCGCAGGAAAGAAGAGAGGTCGAAAGAAAATATCTGGTTTATTATCTGCGCGTATTCGATGGCATGAGCTCCAAGGTATTGGGACATATCATCAATCTTTCTTCCAGGGGAGCAATGCTGCTCAGTGACGACGCCATAGCAGTGAATAAAGACTTCCGTTTGCGAATCCAACTTCCAGCTGAAGCGAGCGAACGGCGTGATTTGATGCTTGATGCCACCAGCCTGTGGTGTAAAAAGGATACAAACCCGAATTTCTTCTTAGCAGGTTTCCAGATCCACGATCTAAAACTTTCGGAGAAGAATGATATTCACCACCTTCTCGACAAACTCAGTTATCTGGAAGACTGA
- the rfbD gene encoding dTDP-4-dehydrorhamnose reductase yields the protein MKIVIVGFDGQLGTDCRSILGREHQLITPTLAELDLCNEANTISFITAQQPDVVINCAAYTAVDNCEKEEELCRRINSDGPAFLARACRQAKSRLIHISTDYVFDGRKTVPLAYREDDRVNPLSQYGRTKLDGEKAVQAHCHDYAILRTAWLYSAHGPNFLKTMLRITLADPTAIRKVVNDQYGSLTWSYTLAEQIEGLLDSSVQGIIHTTADGHSSWYEAACYFLEKMGVKHRLTPCTTSEYPTPAHRPANSILANTVLNDLSLSVFTDWRNDVDKFVERYGDALFKELQ from the coding sequence ATGAAAATCGTCATCGTCGGCTTTGACGGACAATTAGGTACGGATTGCCGGAGCATCCTGGGCAGGGAACACCAACTCATTACTCCCACTCTGGCCGAACTTGATCTTTGCAACGAGGCAAACACCATCTCCTTTATAACCGCACAACAACCCGATGTGGTTATAAACTGTGCTGCCTACACTGCGGTTGACAATTGCGAAAAGGAAGAAGAGCTATGCCGCAGGATAAACAGCGACGGACCCGCCTTTCTGGCCCGCGCCTGCCGGCAGGCAAAAAGCAGGCTCATTCATATCTCGACGGACTATGTCTTTGACGGCAGGAAAACGGTCCCCCTGGCCTATCGCGAAGATGATCGGGTAAACCCGCTTTCGCAATACGGGAGGACCAAGCTCGACGGGGAAAAAGCGGTGCAGGCTCATTGCCATGACTATGCAATTCTGCGCACCGCCTGGCTCTACTCCGCACATGGACCGAACTTTCTCAAGACCATGCTGCGAATTACCCTTGCCGACCCAACAGCTATCCGCAAGGTTGTCAATGATCAATATGGTTCTCTTACCTGGTCATACACTCTGGCCGAACAGATTGAGGGTTTACTGGATTCCTCCGTCCAGGGGATTATCCATACAACGGCTGACGGCCACTCCAGCTGGTACGAAGCCGCCTGTTACTTTCTGGAAAAGATGGGCGTGAAGCATCGCCTCACTCCCTGTACCACCAGCGAATATCCGACTCCGGCACATCGCCCCGCCAACTCCATCCTTGCCAATACCGTACTTAACGATCTCTCGCTGTCTGTCTTTACGGACTGGCGCAATGATGTCGATAAATTTGTCGAGCGTTATGGGGATGCCCTTTTCAAAGAGCTGCAGTAA